CCGCGATGGCATGCGGAATATGCCGCGCATGGGCTTCGAACAAGGCCTGTACGGGAAGGGTGTCGGGGTAGTCGGTGGCGGTGGCGTTGAAGTCCACCAACAAGCGTTGCAATTCGCTGGCAGGCAGCACCTGCACGTCGCGCAATGGCGTGCCCGGTGCGTGCTCAAGTGCATGCGCCAGGCCATACAAGGCCGTGTCGAGGTAGCTCAACAGGCGCTGCGCGCCGACCTTGCGTGGCGCCTTGGCCTTGAGCCGAAAACCGCTGGCCACGTCGTCCACCGTGAGCATCAGCGGGTAGCTGAGAATGTCTTCACTGCTGAGCAAGGCGATGCCCGGCACCAGGTTAACGTCGGCGTCGGCGCTGGTGTGACGGTAGTTGAGCAGGCTGTTGAACAGCGGCGACGCACCGCTGCAACGCTGCGCCAACGCGAGCGAGGCCTGTTCATGGGCGAGCAAGGCGCTGAGTTGGGCGTGGGTGTCATTGAGTGCAGCGAGTACGGTTTGCCCGGCCAGGCGCAGGCGCAGCGGCAAGGTGTTGATGAACATACCCAAAGCGCGGTCGGCGCCCTCGCCGGCCTGCAAACGGCCGAGCAGCACGGTGCCGAACACCACGTCATCGCGGCCCGCGACGCGGCTGAGCACCTGCGCCCAGGCCAGGTGAAACAGGCTTGCCGCGCTGACCCCAAGGGCACGCGCCTGCGCCCGCAGGCGTTGGTTGAGCGCGTCGCTGAGCGGCTGGTCGAAGGCTTCGATTTCAGCCCGATCCGCCTGGCGCTCCTGTAAACCGAACGCCAGGGTTGGCTCGTCGACATCCGCCAGGCGCTCACGGAAGAAGGCTTCATGGGCCGCCAGACGTTGCGGCGAACGGCTCTGTGCGACCACGTTGCGATACGGCACCGGCACCGGCAGTTGCGCCTGTTGGCCGAGCAGATGGGCGCGGATTTCGTCCACCAGCACCGTGGTCGAGGTGGCGTCGTTGACCAAATGATGAAAGCGCAAGCGAGCGACCCAGCGCCGGTTGTGCGGCTCTTCGGCGTAGTCCAGGGCCATCAACGGCGCCTGGCGCAAGTCCAGCGGTGCAGCCGGTTCGCGCAGCCGCTCAAGCCGCAACTGCGCTTGGCGCCACACCACTTGCATCGGCTGCTCAAGGGCATCCCACACCAGGCTGGTGCGCAGGATATCGTGGCGGTTGATCACCTGTTGCAGCGCCAGGGCAAACGCATCCACCTGCTCGCGGCTGGCAAAACTGAACATCGCGTGCTGCTGGTACGGATCACGTTCATCGGTGATGTGGTGGTACAGCAAGCCTTCCTGCAACGGCGCCAGCGGGTAGATTTCCTGCACATTAGCCGCCCCGCCGGGGATGCCCGCGACGATGCGCTCAAGGCTGGGTTGATCGAGCTCGGCCAGCGCGAGCATATCCGGGGTGATCTGCGTGCAAGCGGTCGGGATGCGATTGGCCGGTACCTGCACGTCGCTGCCGACGCTCGCTGCCGCCAACGCCGCCAGGGTCGGCTGGCTGAACAACACCTGCACGTCGGCACGCAACCCGGCCTGGCGCATGCGTTGCACCAGTTGCACGGCCAGCAGCGAATGCCCGCCCAGTTCGAAAAAATGATCGTGCCGGCCGATTGGCTGGACCTGCAGCAGCTCGGTCCAGATCTGCGCCAGGGTGGTTTCCACGCCCTCACGCGGCGCCTCGAACAGGCGCGTGACAAAGGCCTGATGCGTGGGTTCAGGCAGGGCCTTGCGGTCGAGTTTGCCGTTGGCGGTGAGGGGCATCACGTCCATCTTCACATAGGCCACCGGCAGCATGTAATCCGGCAACGAGGCTTGCAGGTGGGCGCGCAGGGTTTCGATATCGACACTGTGCTGCTGGATAAACCAGGCGAGTAACTGCCCTTCGCGAAACTGCACCACGGCCTCTTTGACCGCCGGATGGCTGGCCAGCGCGGATTCGATCTCGCCCAGTTCGATTCGCACGCCACGGATTTTCACCTGGTCGTCGTTGCGGCCCAGGTATTCAAGATTGCCGTTTGGCAACAGGCGCGCCAGGTCGCCGGTGCGGTACATGCGCCCCTGGCTGAAGGGATCATCAAGGAAACGTTCGGCGCTCAGGTCGGGGCGATTCAGGTAACCGCGCGCCACGCCCTTGCCACCGACGTACAACTCCCCCGCCACACCGATGGGCACCCGGCGTTGTTGTTGATCCAGCAAGTAGACCGTGGCATTGGCGATCGGCGCGCCGATGTGCAGCGGCGCGCCGACCTTGACCCGCCCGGAAGTCGCGACCACCGTGGCTTCGGTGGGGCCATAGTTGTTGATGACGTCAAATGTTTGCGCGCGGCTGAAGGCGCGCAGGCGGTCGCCGCCGATCAGCAAGGTGCGCAACGTCGGGTGTTCCAGGCGCTGGCTGAAGGCGTACTCGGCCACCGGGGTCGGCAGGAAGCACACGTCCAACGGCTGCGCGCGCCACCAGCCCAGCAGCGCGTCGATGTCTTCCGGGCCATCGTGGGCCGGTGGCAAGTGCAGTGTCGCGCCCACACACAGCGCAGGCCAGACTTCCCAGGCCATCGCATCAAAACCGAACCCCGCCACGCTGGCGGTGTGGCTGCCCGCGTGCAGGTTGAAGGCCTGGCAGTGCCAGTCCACCAGGTTCGACACGCTGTGGTGTTCGACCATCACGCCCTTGGGCAGGCCGGTGGAGCCGGAGGTGTAGATCACATAAGCCAGGTTCGACGGCGTGACCGCCACGCGCGGGCTGCCAGCGTGGTGAATGGTCGGCTGGTCGAGCCGAATCAGCGGCACGTCCAGCGCAGGCAAACGGTGGAGTAAATCCTGCTGGGTCAACACCGCCACCGGCGCACTGTCGTGCAACAGGTAATGCAGGCGTTCGGCAGGATGGGCCGGGTCTACCGGCACATAGCAGCCGCCGGACTTGAGAATCGCCAACAGCCCCACCAAGGTCTCCAGGCCGCGCCGGGCCACAATTGCCACCCGGTCATCCGGCTGCACACCGTGTTCCAAGAGTTGCAGGGCCAAGGCATTGGCCTGTTGATCGAGTTGGGCGTAGGTCAGTTGCCGGCCCTGGTGCACCGCCGCCACGGCATCCGGTGTGCGCGCGGCCTGCGCCTCGATACGCCCATGCAGGGTTTGCAGTGTGGCAGTCGGCTGCGCGGTGGCATTCCACTGCTGCAGTTGGGCCTGTTCGGCAGGTGTCACCAGCGAGAACTCACCGACTGCCAGCGCGGTATTTTCCAGGCCCTGTTCCAGTAGCCAGGTGAAGCGCTGCGCCAACGCCTGCACTTCGTCGTGCTGAAAGTACGCTTCGTTGTAGACGCAATGCAGGCACGCGGTGTCCTGGTAACGGTTGCTGCGCAGGTGGATGGCAATCGGCAGCGGCTCATGGTGGTTGGACACCTTGATCGCCCGCGCCTGCACCTGGCCGTAACGCAGGTCGTGGTCATCCTGCTCATAGGACACCGACAGGTCGAACAACTGCCCTCGACCGGTGCGGCGCAGGCCCAATTCGCGGTTCATCTCGCTCAGGGGAAAACGCTGGTGGCGGAAATCCTGCTTGAGCTGGTCACGCACACCGCGCACCAGGGCGCTGAACGACAGCTGCTCGCTGAACTGCAAACGCACCGCGCTGACCTGGGTGAACAGGCCCACAGTAGAGCGAAAACGCGCGTTGGAACGGTTAAGAATCGGCAGCCCCACCACCCACTCGTCACGCTGGCTGGTGCGGGTGAAATACACATACATCGCGGCCAGCAATACATGGAAGGCCGAGGCCTGATAACGGTTGGCGACTTGCTCCATGCGGTTGAGCAGCGCCACCGGGAACGCCTGCACGAGGGTGTTGCTCGGCGCCTGCGCATTGTGGCGCGGCGTCAGCAATGGCTCGGGCAGCTGCTGGTATTTGTCCAGCCAGTAGGCGCGGTCGCGCGCGTAACGTGCCGAATGCTGGTAGCGCTGGTCGGTGTCGATAAAGTCGATATAGGAAGGCGCCTGCGGCTCCGATTCTCGGCCGTGTTGCAGGTCGGTGTAGAGGCGCGCCAAGGACTGCAGCATCTGGCCGAAGCCCCAGCCGTCGAGGATCAGGTGGTGGGCCTGGGTGCCGAGGCGGTAGTGATCGTCATCGAGCTTGACCAGGAAAAACCTGAACAGCGGCTCGCCGGTCATGGCGTAAGGCTGCGCCATTTGCGCCTGCATCAACGCCTGGGTCGCGGCCTGCGGGTCGGGCAGCCTGGAAAAGTCGTGCTGCACCACCTCCACCATCCATTCAGCATCGAAGGTTTGCCGCGCCAAGCCCTCGGCATCGGTGTGCAGTTGGGTGCGCAACGCATCGTGCTTGGCCACCAACCGCTCCACGGCGCGCTGGATCAAGCCTGGGTCCACGGCACCGGCGAAATCGACATAACCGCCAATGTTGTACAGCGGCGAATCGCCCACGCGCAGCTGGTCGAGCCAGATGTCTTGTTGAGCGGCGGTGAGGGGGAAGCTGGCCGGCAAGCTTGAGGAATACTTCATAAGATCCTTCTCATGGGTGTCAGGCACTGGCCGCTCACGCTGGCCCAATACGCCGAAATTGCCGGATTTGAGCATGGGGGTCCGGGCGTGTCTGTCACCCGAAACCCGGACACCTGACGGGACGGAAACGGGCTTGGCTGATGGTTCATTGCTGAAACGATTAAATGGCTGTAGGAAATTGGCTATAGATGACCGCTGCCATAACGCATAAAAGTTTTTAAAAAATTTATTTTTCTTTTTATTATCAAACACTTAATAAATTCTAAAAATCCATGACTGCGTTTCGTGGCCGGAATACGCCGTCAGAAACGTCGAATTAATGACGTGGTTTTTATGGCAGGTTGTGTCCCTCGTTTCCGCTACATACGTAGGATAAATCGCTATGGCTAAATGACCTTTCGAACGCCGAGTTACGTTCAAGGAACACGGACCGCCCCACGCAGACCCAGGGCGCCCGTTGACGGTTTTCGACATCAAGGATGAGATGGCTATGAGTCTGACCCGTAGTATTGGCACTGCCAAAAGCCCGCATTTCTACGCTGAAATGGGCGAGTTGATTTCAAACAGCGGCCACCAGAACTTCGCCGCGAGCATGCTGCACCTGGTGGACAAGTGGGTGCCTATCCACCTCGTGGACCTCAGTGAATGGACCCTCGATGAACTGCGCGACAGCGTGCGCGAGATCAAGCTGCTGGGCAGCGCCGGGCTGAAGAAGGACCTGTCTGCGCCGCAAACCCTGCACCCGCTGAAAGACCACCCGCTGCTGCGGCAAATGCTGCGCATGCAAGACCCGCTGCTGATCCAGATGAAGGCCAAGGCCGACAGCGCACACCCGCTGGGCAGTTCACACCAGTGCAACCTGGTATCGCGCCAGGGCAATCGTCGCTGCGTGATTTCGTTCTACCGCCCACCGACGCAACAGGGATTTTCCCTGGCCGAGTTGTCGTTTCTCAAGTGCCTGTCAGACACTCTGTTACCGCTGATGGAGCGGCACGCGCAGTTGCTGCGCCAGGCGCCGCACCCGGAGGCCGAGCCGGTGCACAGCCAACTGGAGCAATCGCAGTTGCAGCGCGAGTTCTACAAGCGTCTGTCCCTGAGCGACGTCACCTTGTCGGCGCGGGAGCAGGAAGTCTGCCTGGGCCTGTTGACCGGCGGCACCGTGCCGCAAATGGCGGAAAAACTCAGCGTGAAAAACAGCTCGATTGAAACCTACCTCAAGCGCGCCGCCGCCAAGTTGGGCGTGAGTGGCCGTCATGGTTTGGCCAAATGGATGGTTGGCGCCTGATGAACAAATGCATGCTCACTGGCGTCAGCATGGCGTGGATACTCAGCGGTTGCTCGCTGATCCCCGACTACCAACGGCCCGCCGCGCCTGTACCGGCGCAGTTCCCTCAAGACGGCGTCTACCGCCTGGCGCAAACCGGTGCGGTGGCGGCGACGCCCGACTGGCAGCAGCTGTTTCACGACCCGGCATTGCAGCAGTTGATTGGCCATGCGCTGGTGAATAACCGCGACCTGCGAGTAGCCGCGTTGAACGTCGAGGCCTTCCAGGCGCAATACCGCATCCAGCGTGCGGACCTGTTCCCGGCGGTGTCCGCCACCGGCGCCGGCAAACGCCAGAAGGTGCCGGGGGATGTGACCGGCACCGGCAAGTCTGCGATTACCTCCAACTACTCTGCCACCTTGGGGCTCAGCGCGTATGAGCTGGACTTGTTCGGCCGTGTGCGCAGCCTCAGCGAACAGGCGCTGCTGACGTATTTCAGCACCGAAGAAGCCCGGCGCAGCACGCAATTGAGCCTGGTGGCCAATGTCGCCAATGCCTACCTGACCTGGCGCGCCGACCAGGAACTGCTGGCCCTGGCACAGCAAACCCTGGTGGCCAACGACCACAGCTGGCAACTGACCAGCCGCAGCAAAAGCGCGGGCAAAGCCTCGGCGCTGGACGTGGTGCAAGCGCGCACGGCGGTGGAAAGCACGCGCGCCAGCGTGGCTCGCTATGAACGCCAAGTCGCCCAGGACCTGAACAACCTCGCCCTGCTGGTGGGCGGCCCAGTGGATGAAAACCTGCCGGCACGCCCGCTCGCCGATGACCTGGTGGCGCGCGTGCCCGCAGGCCTGCCGTCGGACCTGCTGCAGCGTCGCCCGGATATCCTCCAGGCCGAATACCAATTGCAGGCCGCCAACGCCAATATCGGCGCGGCCCGTGCGGCGTTCTTTCCGTCGGTCACCCTCACGGCCAACGCCGGCAGCACCAGCAAGGAGCTGTCGGGATTGTTCAAGGGCGGCTCGGGCACCTGGACCTTCCAGCCGCAGATCAACCTGCCGATCTTCAACGCCGGCAGCCTGCGTGCGAGCCTGGACTACGCCAAACTGCAAAAAGATATCAGCGTGGCGCAGTACGAAAAGTCGATCCAGACCGCCTTCCAGGAAGTCGCCGACGGCCTCGCCGCCCGCCAGACCTTCAACGACCAGCTTGAGGCGCAGCGAGATTTTGTCGCGGCCAACCAGGCCTATTACGATTTGGCCCAACACCGCTATCGCAGCGGCGTCGACAGCAACCTGACGTTCCTCGATGCGCAGCGCTCGCTGTTCAGCTCGCAGCAGGCGCTGATTGTCGATCGGCTGGCGCAGTTGGTGGCGGAGGTGAATCTGTACACGGCGCTGGGCGGGGCTTGGGAGAATGCGCCGGTGCTGGCAAGACGCTGACCTGAATGTAATGAAACCCAAATGTGGGAGCTGGCTTGTTGTGGTTAGCAGGCTTGTTGTGGCGAGCAGGCTTGCCACAAAGAATCCGGCAGCTCCCTAAATCATTGCCAATTGCCCATCGCCAGGCTGAACGGCGAAAACTCGGCAAACTGCCAGCGCAACGCCAACGCCGCCGGGCGGCGTACCACGTGCTCGACCGTCACCGTCCACAACCGCTGCGCCCCTTCAAACTTCGCCACTTCAGGGCCGCTGAGGATCAGCGACGTGTGCCCGGCAATCTGCAGCACGTCACCCGACTCGAAATCGATAAACAACAACCCCGCCACCGGGTTGGCCGACAGGTTGCCCAAGGTGTTGAAGAACAGGTTGCCGGCAAAGTCCGGGATGGTCAGCACGTTACCTTCGACGCGTACAAACCCAATGTTGCCGCCACGGTGAGAAACGTCCACCGAGCGTTCGCCCGCCACGTCCACGAAGCTGGCGACGAAGAAGGTGTCGGCGTTGCGAATCATGGTTTGCGCAGCCTCGTCCAGGCCGTTCAAGTGCTCGGCCTGGGTGCCAGGTTTGCGCGCGATTGCATCGACGGGCCGCAGCTGAATGTACTTGGGGCAGTTGCCGAATGTGTGCACCACGTCGACCGAAAACCCCTCATGATCCAGGCTGCCGATGCGGCCGTTCATGCGGTTGCGGCGGCGGGTGTTGAGGTCGATGCCGAGCAGGCCCACGGACGCGCCGCTGTGCAAGGCCGCCAGCGCCGGATCGGCTTTGGACGGCAGGCTGTCGATCTGCAACGTCTGCGGGTCCGGCGAATGGGCAAACCCCGGCGCGCCTTCCAGCAAGGTTGCCCAGGGAATGCCCTGCGCATCCACCACACCGAGCAGCAGGTACGGCAACAACGGGTAGAAATCCCGGTGCTGTTCGGGCAAATGATCACGAATCACCTTGGTCCCGACCACCGCCATGCGCTCGGCGACACCGGCACTTTCCTGCATCTGCCGTTCACCGGCATGCCACGGGGACTGTTCGATCAGGTTCATGGCGATCACCTCAAGTTAGATGTGTGGAGGCTATGCCCTGCCCCGCATCGAGAGAATGCCCAGGTTTGGCAATCGACTGTTACGCCAGCTGAAATGCCGGATGTTCACGCAGCGCCGCCACACAGTGGTCGACAAAACTGCGCACGCGCATCGGCGCATGGCGGCCTTCACGGTAGACCACATGCACCGGCAATGGCGGCGGCTCAAACGCGGGCAACACCCGGCACAACTGGCCGCTCAGCAGGTGTTGGTGAACCGGGTAGCTCTGGCACCGAATGATCCCTGCGCCCTGTACCGCGGCATTGATCGCGCCTTGCACCGTGGTGCAACTGAGGCGTGCGCGCGCCTTCAGGTGGCCGTGCTGAAAATCCCAGTGCACCTGATCGGCGCTGGCGATCAAGTGGTGCTGTCTGAGGTCGTCCGGGTGCCGGGGTTCGCCGTGGGCCGCAAGGTAGCCGGGGCTTGCGCAGAGCCTATGCCGCACCTGCCCGACCGGGCGCGCAATCAATGACGAGCTGGGCAGTTCACCGACGAGAACGGCCACGTCCAGCCCTTCTTCATGCAGGTTGGGGTAATAGTCGTGATAGTGCGCGACGAGGCGCACGTCGGGGTAACGGTCCATATAACCGGCCAACACCGGCGCCATCACATAGCGGCTGAACAGCCACGGCAGAAATACCCGCAGGTTGCCCTGGGGCTGCACATGCAAGCCGTTGGCCGAGGCTTCGGCAGCGTCCACAGCCGCCAGCAAGCGCACGCAGTCGATCAGGTAGGCGTTGCCGGCATCGGTCAGGCACACACCCCGCGTACTGCGTTGCAGCAATGCTACGCGCAGGCGTGCCTCCAGACGGGCAATCGCGCGCACCAGGGTTGGGCCGGAAACGTGCGCGTCACGCGCCGCCGAGGCCAGGCTCGGTTGCCCGGCCAATGCCGCAAACAGCTGCATGTCGCGATAACGCTCCATCAGCTGCGCCGTTTCATCGACGGGTTCAGGGCCGCGTCCTGCCCGAGGCGATGGGTGAGGAAGTCGACCAAGGTGTGGACCTTGGCCGGTACGCGGCCACTCTGCTGGAACACCACCTGGATCGGCAGCGGTGCCGGCTCGAACGCCTCAAGCACAATCTCCAACTCGCCCGCCGCCACCGACGCGGCGACCTGATAGGACAGCACCCGCGTCACGCCCCAGCCCAGACGCGCGAGGTTGATCGCCGCATTGTTGGCCGTCACCACTAAACGCGGTTCGATGGGCACGGTCAGTGGCTGGTCGCCATCGACAAACCGCCACTCACTGACTAACTGGCTGGAGGACGAGGTGACGATTTTCGCTTGCCGCAATTGCTCGGGCCGCGACGGCCGCCCATGCTGGTCGAGATAACCGGGCGCCGCGCACACCACGCGGCGCACTTCGCCGACCTTGATCGCCTGCTGCCCCGGTGCCTGCAGATGGCCGATGCGCACGGCCACGTCCACGCCTTCATCGACCATGTTCACCACGCGGTCGACCAGCAAGGCGTTGATGCTCACCTGGGGGAAACGGTCCAGGTAATCGCCCAGCACCGGCGCCACATACAATTCGCCAAACAGCACCGGCGCGGTCAGCGTCAGGTGACCACACGGAATCGAATAGCTGCCCGCCGCCGCTTCTTCGGCCTCATCCAGTTCGGCGAGGATGCGCCGGCAATCGTCCAGATAACGCTGGCCGGCTTCGGTCAGGTGCAGGCTGCGAGTAGTGCGCGCCAGCAACTGGGTACCGATGCGCTGCTCCATCGCGGCGATGGCCCGAGTCACGCTGGGCGGCGAGGTTTTCAGGCGCCGCGCCGCGGCAGCGAAGCCTTGCTCCTCGGCCACCGCGAGAAACACCTGCATCTCATGAAATCGGTCCATCGGCGCCTCTCGCTCGTTACTGTGATTGCAGCCCCACCGCCGTGCGCGGCATGCCGACGAAGCCCGGCAGGGCCTCGATGCTGGCGAGCCAGGCGCGTACCTGAGGGTAGTCGGCCAGCGACACATTGCCTTCCGGCGCATGGGCCACGTAGGTGTAGAACGCGACGTCGGCGATGCTCGGCTGTTCGCTGGCCAGGAAG
The sequence above is a segment of the Pseudomonas sp. R76 genome. Coding sequences within it:
- a CDS encoding non-ribosomal peptide synthetase, which codes for MKYSSSLPASFPLTAAQQDIWLDQLRVGDSPLYNIGGYVDFAGAVDPGLIQRAVERLVAKHDALRTQLHTDAEGLARQTFDAEWMVEVVQHDFSRLPDPQAATQALMQAQMAQPYAMTGEPLFRFFLVKLDDDHYRLGTQAHHLILDGWGFGQMLQSLARLYTDLQHGRESEPQAPSYIDFIDTDQRYQHSARYARDRAYWLDKYQQLPEPLLTPRHNAQAPSNTLVQAFPVALLNRMEQVANRYQASAFHVLLAAMYVYFTRTSQRDEWVVGLPILNRSNARFRSTVGLFTQVSAVRLQFSEQLSFSALVRGVRDQLKQDFRHQRFPLSEMNRELGLRRTGRGQLFDLSVSYEQDDHDLRYGQVQARAIKVSNHHEPLPIAIHLRSNRYQDTACLHCVYNEAYFQHDEVQALAQRFTWLLEQGLENTALAVGEFSLVTPAEQAQLQQWNATAQPTATLQTLHGRIEAQAARTPDAVAAVHQGRQLTYAQLDQQANALALQLLEHGVQPDDRVAIVARRGLETLVGLLAILKSGGCYVPVDPAHPAERLHYLLHDSAPVAVLTQQDLLHRLPALDVPLIRLDQPTIHHAGSPRVAVTPSNLAYVIYTSGSTGLPKGVMVEHHSVSNLVDWHCQAFNLHAGSHTASVAGFGFDAMAWEVWPALCVGATLHLPPAHDGPEDIDALLGWWRAQPLDVCFLPTPVAEYAFSQRLEHPTLRTLLIGGDRLRAFSRAQTFDVINNYGPTEATVVATSGRVKVGAPLHIGAPIANATVYLLDQQQRRVPIGVAGELYVGGKGVARGYLNRPDLSAERFLDDPFSQGRMYRTGDLARLLPNGNLEYLGRNDDQVKIRGVRIELGEIESALASHPAVKEAVVQFREGQLLAWFIQQHSVDIETLRAHLQASLPDYMLPVAYVKMDVMPLTANGKLDRKALPEPTHQAFVTRLFEAPREGVETTLAQIWTELLQVQPIGRHDHFFELGGHSLLAVQLVQRMRQAGLRADVQVLFSQPTLAALAAASVGSDVQVPANRIPTACTQITPDMLALAELDQPSLERIVAGIPGGAANVQEIYPLAPLQEGLLYHHITDERDPYQQHAMFSFASREQVDAFALALQQVINRHDILRTSLVWDALEQPMQVVWRQAQLRLERLREPAAPLDLRQAPLMALDYAEEPHNRRWVARLRFHHLVNDATSTTVLVDEIRAHLLGQQAQLPVPVPYRNVVAQSRSPQRLAAHEAFFRERLADVDEPTLAFGLQERQADRAEIEAFDQPLSDALNQRLRAQARALGVSAASLFHLAWAQVLSRVAGRDDVVFGTVLLGRLQAGEGADRALGMFINTLPLRLRLAGQTVLAALNDTHAQLSALLAHEQASLALAQRCSGASPLFNSLLNYRHTSADADVNLVPGIALLSSEDILSYPLMLTVDDVASGFRLKAKAPRKVGAQRLLSYLDTALYGLAHALEHAPGTPLRDVQVLPASELQRLLVDFNATATDYPDTLPVQALFEAHARHIPHAIAVQAGERQLTYRELNERANQLAFHLRERGVQPDSRVALCVERGLDLVVGLLAILKAGGAYVPLDPGYPRERLAYMLNDSQPVALLVHAATRDLPGEVSMPVIDFDHNAWSQAPVGNPSVPGLSMANLAYVMYTSGSTGTPKGVMIEHRGLGNLMHWGSQLCPNAEGGALLQRAPFSFDGSVWELFWPLANGMRLVLARPDGHREPAYLAQVIREQQITVIKFVPAMLQQFLELEASALCTSLTDVLCGGGELTEALARGVQARLPKVRLHNVYGPTEATVDSSAWTLEPGEPVPTLQLPIGRAINNTRLYVLDEHDAPVPFGVSGQLHIGGVGVARGYLGLEQMTAERFIDSPFVAGDRLYRTGDLVRYLPDGNLEFLGRNDFQVKLRGVRLELGEIESRLAAHPALREVAVLIRDERLVAYFTLRGPAPGLDALRAHVLEQLPEYMVPAAFVQLDVLPLNPAGKLDRKALPAPGLESVVSRAYEAPVGEVETLMSGIWAEVLKLERVGRHDHFFELGGHSLLAVNVVARMRKAGLEVDARTLFSQPTLAQLAACTATQVQRVEVPQTAIPQLNRRRRI
- a CDS encoding helix-turn-helix transcriptional regulator; the protein is MSLTRSIGTAKSPHFYAEMGELISNSGHQNFAASMLHLVDKWVPIHLVDLSEWTLDELRDSVREIKLLGSAGLKKDLSAPQTLHPLKDHPLLRQMLRMQDPLLIQMKAKADSAHPLGSSHQCNLVSRQGNRRCVISFYRPPTQQGFSLAELSFLKCLSDTLLPLMERHAQLLRQAPHPEAEPVHSQLEQSQLQREFYKRLSLSDVTLSAREQEVCLGLLTGGTVPQMAEKLSVKNSSIETYLKRAAAKLGVSGRHGLAKWMVGA
- the adeC gene encoding AdeC/AdeK/OprM family multidrug efflux complex outer membrane factor, with amino-acid sequence MNKCMLTGVSMAWILSGCSLIPDYQRPAAPVPAQFPQDGVYRLAQTGAVAATPDWQQLFHDPALQQLIGHALVNNRDLRVAALNVEAFQAQYRIQRADLFPAVSATGAGKRQKVPGDVTGTGKSAITSNYSATLGLSAYELDLFGRVRSLSEQALLTYFSTEEARRSTQLSLVANVANAYLTWRADQELLALAQQTLVANDHSWQLTSRSKSAGKASALDVVQARTAVESTRASVARYERQVAQDLNNLALLVGGPVDENLPARPLADDLVARVPAGLPSDLLQRRPDILQAEYQLQAANANIGAARAAFFPSVTLTANAGSTSKELSGLFKGGSGTWTFQPQINLPIFNAGSLRASLDYAKLQKDISVAQYEKSIQTAFQEVADGLAARQTFNDQLEAQRDFVAANQAYYDLAQHRYRSGVDSNLTFLDAQRSLFSSQQALIVDRLAQLVAEVNLYTALGGAWENAPVLARR
- a CDS encoding pyridoxamine 5'-phosphate oxidase family protein, with translation MNLIEQSPWHAGERQMQESAGVAERMAVVGTKVIRDHLPEQHRDFYPLLPYLLLGVVDAQGIPWATLLEGAPGFAHSPDPQTLQIDSLPSKADPALAALHSGASVGLLGIDLNTRRRNRMNGRIGSLDHEGFSVDVVHTFGNCPKYIQLRPVDAIARKPGTQAEHLNGLDEAAQTMIRNADTFFVASFVDVAGERSVDVSHRGGNIGFVRVEGNVLTIPDFAGNLFFNTLGNLSANPVAGLLFIDFESGDVLQIAGHTSLILSGPEVAKFEGAQRLWTVTVEHVVRRPAALALRWQFAEFSPFSLAMGNWQ
- a CDS encoding LysR family transcriptional regulator, whose amino-acid sequence is MERYRDMQLFAALAGQPSLASAARDAHVSGPTLVRAIARLEARLRVALLQRSTRGVCLTDAGNAYLIDCVRLLAAVDAAEASANGLHVQPQGNLRVFLPWLFSRYVMAPVLAGYMDRYPDVRLVAHYHDYYPNLHEEGLDVAVLVGELPSSSLIARPVGQVRHRLCASPGYLAAHGEPRHPDDLRQHHLIASADQVHWDFQHGHLKARARLSCTTVQGAINAAVQGAGIIRCQSYPVHQHLLSGQLCRVLPAFEPPPLPVHVVYREGRHAPMRVRSFVDHCVAALREHPAFQLA
- a CDS encoding LysR family transcriptional regulator; translation: MDRFHEMQVFLAVAEEQGFAAAARRLKTSPPSVTRAIAAMEQRIGTQLLARTTRSLHLTEAGQRYLDDCRRILAELDEAEEAAAGSYSIPCGHLTLTAPVLFGELYVAPVLGDYLDRFPQVSINALLVDRVVNMVDEGVDVAVRIGHLQAPGQQAIKVGEVRRVVCAAPGYLDQHGRPSRPEQLRQAKIVTSSSSQLVSEWRFVDGDQPLTVPIEPRLVVTANNAAINLARLGWGVTRVLSYQVAASVAAGELEIVLEAFEPAPLPIQVVFQQSGRVPAKVHTLVDFLTHRLGQDAALNPSMKRRS